In one window of Megalops cyprinoides isolate fMegCyp1 chromosome 24, fMegCyp1.pri, whole genome shotgun sequence DNA:
- the LOC118770977 gene encoding protein-cysteine N-palmitoyltransferase HHAT-like protein — protein sequence MGVKAALPKYELYFYTTVLFGALLWAADWIFEASSEHANRKAFKESVKPGWHYFGRKMDVADFEWVMWFTTFRSHILFALSGHVIFAKICSMLSPKRRSFIYMLYGSIAVFVSMGWTYITLVLSHCIVLYSVSLAKRKWLCFLAGLTSLATFKMEPFVSWQAGFVTGSFSLQDVLFYGGCGFSVMRCMSFALENCEKKDGNYSFMDLLKYNFYLPFFYFGPVMTFDRFHVQANNPDLTRKQGEMWNIRTQALLHLGAILVVDVFFHFLYILTIPTDMKLVRQLSDWSLAGLAYSNLVYDWVKAAVMFGVINTVSRLDHLDPPQPPKCITMLYVFAETHFDRGINDWLCKYVYDYLGGNHDRIFWELIATISTFSVTTLWLGPCEIVYIWSFFNCFGLNFELWVAKFFSLEPFASIERALSESMSRRIRGVFNAANFWAIVLYNVLSLNSLEFAKLVARRLLVKGFPVSTLSVLFVTYCGVQLVKERERKLALQEEAAADAAQAKEEPGKAKVE from the exons ATGGGGGTCAAGGCTGCTCTTCCCAAGTATGAGCTCTACTTCTACACCACTGTGCTCTTTGGGGCACTGCTCTGGGCAGCCGACTGGATCTTTGAGGCGTCTAGTG AGCATGCAAACAGAAAAGCCTTCAAGGAGAGTGTGAAGCCAGGATGGCATTACTTTGGCAGGAAGATG GATGTGGCAGATTTCGAATGGGTGATGTGGTTCACAACGTTCCGGAGCCACATTCTCTTTGCTCTGTCTGGTCACGTGATTTTTGCCAAGATCTGCTCAATGCTGTCCCCTAAG CGCAGGTCCTTTATTTACATGCTGTATGGGTCGATCGCTGTCTTTGTTAGCATGGGCTGGACCTACATCACCCTGGTGCTGTCCCACTGCATCGTCCTCTACAGCGTGTCTCTGGCCAAAAGGAAGTGGCTCTGCTTCCTGGCTGGGCTCACCAGCCTGGCCACCTTCAAGATGGAGCCATTTGTCTCCTGGCAG GCTGGCTTTGTGACTGGAAGCTTCAGCCTCCAAGATGTGCTGTTTTATGGGGGCTGTGGCTTCTCTGTCATGCGCTGCATGAGCTTTGCCCTGGAGAACTGTGAGAAAAAGGATGGCAACTACAGCTTCATGGATCTGCTCAAGTACAACTTCTACCTCCCCTTCTTCTACTTTGGACCCGTCATGACTTTTGATAGATTCCATGTGCAA GCCAACAATCCTGACTTGACTCGTAAGCAGGGGGAAATGTGGAATATCAGAACCCAGGCCCTGTTGCACCTGGGAGCAATTTTGGTGGTGGATGTCttctttcatttcctgtatATTCTGACCATACCCACTGACATGAAGTTGGTGAGGCAGCTGTCAGACTGGTCCCTAG CTGGTCTGGCCTATTCTAACCTGGTATATGACTGGGTCAAAGCAGCTGTGATGTTTGGAGTCATTAACACGGTGTCCAGACTCGACCATCTTGACCCGCCTCAGCCCCCAAAATGTATCACCATGTTGTACGTCTTCGCTGAAAC GCACTTTGACAGAGGTATAAATGACTGGCTCTGCAA GTATGTTTATGACTACCTGGGTGGGAACCACGATCGGATCTTCTGGGAGCTGATTGCCACAATCTCCACCTTCTCTGTCACTACCCTGTGGTTGGGACCCTGTGAGATCGTCTACATCTGGTCTTTCTTCAACTGCTTTGGCCTCAACTTTGAGTTGTGGGTTGCTAAGTTCTTCTCTCTGGAGCCCTTTGCTTCCATCGAG CGGGCGCTGTCAGAGTCCATGTCCCGGAGGATCAGGGGTGTGTTCAATGCTGCCAACTTCTGGGCCATTGTGCTCTACAATGTCCTGTCCCTCAACAGCCTGGAGTTCGCCAAGCTCGTGGCTAGGAGACTTCTTGTCAAAG GATTCCCAGTGTCAACGCTGTCCGTGCTGTTTGTGACTTACTGTGGGGTGCAGCTAGTGAAGGAGCGAGAGCGGAAGCTggccctgcaggaggaggcTGCTGCAGATGCTGCCCAGGCCAAGGAAGAGCCAGGAAAAGCCAAAGTGGAATAG
- the LOC118770976 gene encoding kelch-like protein 40a — MALQINPMEEPRMYQQTLLQDGLCDLLENQKFVDCVLKIKDKEFPCHQLVLAACSSFFKAMFLSDSVGRKRREVVLEEVEPAVMATVLRYIYTSDISLTENNVQDIFTAANLFQIPSIFTICVSFLRDRLGLSSCLAIFRLGLLLDCPELAVAARDYICDRYQLIVRDHDYHQLGPSELAAIIASDALNVDSEEVVFESLLRWVAHDEGDRLKDLPDLLDCIRFRLIPHEYFINKVESHEWIKSNPEIQEKLQLVRDAHKGKLPEAGKQKSKRPKKHRDQGEEQDEQEGMLPGILNNNPRSGMFLKDLMLLISDTGAVAYDPLANECYVASTSTEVPKNHCTLVTKENQIFVAGGIFLNEGNKEELLSSYFLQFDPMSSDWLGMPPLPSPRCLFGLAEAENSIFVVGGKELKEGEHALDSVMIYDRQSFKWGESDPLPYEVYGHGTVSHDGLVYVIGGKGQSKKCLRRACVYDPKKFEWKDLAPMKTARSLFGITIHKGKIYVATGVTDKGLTSTVELYDITSNTWSDFAEFPQERSSLSLVSMAGSLYAIGGFAMMPSETSDELVPTEMNDIWKFEEEDDNWTGVLREINYASGATILAVRLNTLRLTKM, encoded by the exons ATGGCTCTACAGATAAATCCTATGGAGGAGCCGAGGATGTATCAGCAGACTCTGCTGCAGGATGGTCTTTGTGACCTCCTGGAGAACCAGAAGTTTGTGGACTGTGTCCTAAAGATCAAGGACAAGGAGTTCCCTTGTCACCAGCTGGTGCTGGCTGCCTGTAGCTCATTCTTCAAGGCTATGTTCCTGTCGGACTCAGTGGGAAGGAAGAGGCGGGAGGTCGTCTTGGAAGAGGTGGAGCCTGCTGTCATGGCGACGGTCCTCAGGTACATCTACACTTCAGACATTAGCCTCACGGAAAACAACGTGCAGGACATCTTCACGGCAGCCAACCTGTTCCAGATCCCATCCATCTTCACCATCTGTGTCTCCTTCCTGCGGGATCGGCTAGGCCTCAGCAGCTGCCTGGCCATCTTCCgcctgggcctgctgctggaCTGTCCTGAGCTGGCTGTGGCTGCTCGTGACTACATCTGTGATCGCTACCAGCTGATCGTGCGGGACCATGACTACCACCAGCTGGGCCCCAGCGAGCTAGCTGCTATAATAGCCTCTGATGCCCTCAATGTGGACAGTGAGGAGGTGGTCTTTGAGTCCCTGCTGCGGTGGGTAGCCCATGATGAGGGAGACCGGCTCAAGGACCTGCCAGACCTCCTGGACTGCATCCGCTTCCGCCTGATCCCCCATGAATACTTCATCAACAAGGTGGAGAGCCACGAATGGATCAAGTCCAACCCAGAGATCCAGGAGAAACTGCAGCTGGTCAGGGATGCCCACAAGGGGAAGCTTCCAGAAGCTGGGAAACAGAAGAGCAAGAGACCCAAGAAGCACAGAGACCAGGGAGAGGAACAGGATGAACAGGAGGGTATGCTGCCAGGGATCCTAAACAATAACCCACGTTCTGGAATGTTCCTCAAGGACCTGATGCTCCTTATCAGCGACACAGGGGCAGTGGCCTATGATCCCTTGGCGAATGAATGCTATGTGGCGTCAACGTCCACTGAGGTTCCTAAGAACCATTGCACCCTTGTCACCAAGGAGAACCAGATCTTTGTGGCTGGAGGGATTTTCCTCAATGAGGGGAACAAGGAAGAGCTGCTAAGCTCCTACTTCCTACAG TTTGACCCGATGAGCTCGGATTGGCTGGGAATGCCCCCGCTTCCCTCCCCCCGCTGTCTGTTTGGGCTGGCCGAGGCAGAGAACTCCATCTTTGTGGTTGGAGGCAAAGAGCTCAAGGAAGGAGAGCATGCCCTGGACTCTGTGATGATCTATGACAGACA GTCTTTCAAATGGGGTGAGTCGGACCCCCTCCCATATGAGGTGTATGGCCATGGGACGGTGTCACATGATGGGCTTGTCTATGTGATAGGAGGAAAAGGGCAGAGCAA AAAGTGCTTAAGGAGGGCGTGTGTCTACGACCCCAAGAAGTTTGAGTGGAAGGACCTGGCACCAATGAAGACTGCCCGCTCTCTGTTTGGCATTACCATTCACAAGGGCAAGATCTACGTGGCAACGGGAGTCACAGACAAAGGCCTCACCAGCACTGTGGAACTCTACGACATCACCAGCAACAC GTGGTCCGACTTTGCGGAGTTTCCTCAGGAACGGAGCTCTCTCAGTCTTGTTAGCATGGCTGGCTCCCTGTACGCTATTGGTGGTTTTGCCATGATGCCCAGCGAGACCAGCGACGAGCTTGTGCCTACAGAGATGAATGACATATGGAA GtttgaggaggaggatgatAATTGGACCGGCGTTCTGAGGGAGATTAACTATGCATCAGGTGCCACCATCTTGGCTGTGCGTCTTAACACTCTGCGGCTCACCAAGATGTGA